The Juglans microcarpa x Juglans regia isolate MS1-56 chromosome 2S, Jm3101_v1.0, whole genome shotgun sequence genome has a window encoding:
- the LOC121252813 gene encoding CRM-domain containing factor CFM9, mitochondrial — MFAARTLRRHCLKTLSSLLHSNPSKNLMFLRDVSLNPIWSNVTSIPCKDNLLFSSHAPLNPFMVWSCSMSTSKGRSMRSKVERRMQRESGKTLREKRRAQKLKKKLMTEEERLIYNLKRAKKKVALLLQKLKKYELPELPPPRHDPELLTPEQLQAFKKVGFRNRNYVPVGVRGVFGGVVQNMHLHWKFHETVQVCCDNFPKEKIKEMATMLARLSGGIVINIHNTKTIIMFRGRNYRQPKNLIPINTLTKRKALFKARFEQALESQKLNIKKMEQQLRRMGVNPEDPVAMASIRKVASTFFNAIDRKEGSPYVFREEKQQVTETPENWEESEPPVDSDQEELDRFIAEIEDAADKEWVAEEAAEKEELSKIRYWNREEFGGRLRRSETLRAKPYDDDDDDDDDEVKGTRGWKETRGKPRSNDTDDEDIDISDGEDEWDSNDVRDVVDVESDSDDSHHVHDKVRVSRANRWKEDKIHGAKNNGSSKRNPEANFRRERTEEESDSENMLSDLENVMWQSDAEKEHDSEASRAASNNYRSSSDEEEDLYHIKGNEKKGDKDESGADESYETCSRYTVSRVAQKKHNRTGEANNYECFQRKDAADFREKMTEKESGSEDMLSDLENAMWESDVEDDPRASTAERYSPGDEENRHQMEDEKYGADNKKKRTRKAADEAWDSD, encoded by the exons ATGTTTGCTGCGAGGACTCTTCGGAGGCATTGCTTGAAGaccctctcctctctcctccACTCCAATCCTTCTAA GAATCTCATGTTTTTAAGAGATGTTTCGCTGAATCCTATTTGGAGCAATGTGACTAGTATTCCGTGTAAAgacaatttattattttcttcacatgcacCTTTGAATCCTTTCATGGTGTGGTCGTGTTCTATGTCAACATCGAAAGGGAGGAGCATGCGAAGCAAGGTGGAGAGGCGGATGCAAAGAGAGTCCGGTAAAACCCTAAGGGAGAAGCGGAGAGCCcaaaaactaaagaagaagCTGATGACTGAGGAGGAGAGATTGATTTACAATCTCAAAAGA GCCAAGAAAAAAGTGGCATTGCTTCTACAAAAGCTCAAGAAATATGAGTTACCGGAGTTGCCACCCCCTCGTCATGACCCTGAGTTATTGACCCCTGAACAGCTTCAGGCATTTAAAAAAGTTGGTTTCAGAAATAGAAATTATGTTCCTGTTGGTGTCCGTGGAGTTTTTGGTGGAGTTGTCCAAAATATGCATCTCCACTGGAAGTTTCATGAAACCGTGCAGGTTTGCTGTGACAACTTCcccaaagaaaaaatcaaagaaatggCAACCATGCTTGCAAGACTAAGTGGTGGCATTGTGATAAACATTCATAATACGAAAACAATCATCATGTTTCGTGGTAGAAACTATCGCCAGCCCAAAAATCTGATACCTATCAACACCCTTACGAAGAGAAAG GCTTTATTTAAGGCAAGATTTGAACAAGCTCTTGAATCTCAGAAGCTTAACATAAAGAAAATGGAGCAGCAGCTCCGCCGAATGGGGGTTAATCCTGAGGACCCTGTTGCCATGGCCAGCATTCGGAAAGTAGCTTCTACATTTTTCAATGCAATTGACAGGAAGGAAGGAAGTCCTTATGTCTTCCGAGAGGAGAAACAGCAAGTAACTGAAACTCCTGAAAACTGGGAAGAGTCAGAACCCCCTGTCGATAGTGACCAGGAAGAGTTGGACAGATTCATAGCTGAGATTGAGGATGCAGCAGATAAAGAATGGGTTGCTGAAGAAGCAGCAGAGAAGGAAGAGCTCAGCAAAATTAGGTATTGGAACAGAGAAGAATTTGGTGGGAGACTCAGAAGATCTGAAACACTTAGAGCTAAGccttatgatgatgatgatgatgatgatgatgatgaggtcAAAGGGACAAGGGGGTGGAAGGAAACAAGGGGCAAACCGAGGAGTAATGATACTGATGATGAAGACATTGATATTTCTGATGGTGAAGATGAATGGGATTCTAATGATGTGAGGGATGTTGTTGATGTTGAGAGTGATTCTGATGATTCTCATCATGTGCATGACAAGGTCAGGGTATCTAGAGCAAACAGGTGGAAGGAGGATAAGATTCATGGGGCAAAAAATAATGGCAGTTCTAAGAGAAATCCAGAAGCTAATTTTAGAAGAGAGAGAACTGAAGAAGAATCTGATTCAGAAAATATGTTGAGTGATCTTGAAAATGTGATGTGGCAATCGGATGCCGAGAAAGAACATGACTCGGAGGCATCCAGAGCAGCGAGCAATAATTACCGGAGCAGCAGTGATGAGGAAGAGGATTTATATCACATTAAGGGAAATGAGAAGAAGGGCGACAAAGATGAAAGTGGTGCTGATGAATCTTACGAAACTTGCAGTAGATACACAGTGTCCAGAGTTGCACAGAAGAAGCATAATAGGACTGGCGAAGCCAATAATTATGAATGTTTCCAGAGAAAAGATGCAGCTGACTTTAGGGAAAAGATGACCGAGAAAGAATCTGGATCAGAAGATATGTTAAGTGATTTGGAAAATGCAATGTGGGAGTCAGATGTTGAGGATGACCCGAGAGCATCAACAGCCGAGAGATACAGCCCTGGTGATGAAGAGAACCGTCACCAGATGGAGGATGAGAAATATGGAGCtgataataaaaagaagaggaCTCGGAAAGCAGCAGATGAGGCTTGGGATAGTGATTAG